The following proteins are co-located in the Urocitellus parryii isolate mUroPar1 chromosome 15, mUroPar1.hap1, whole genome shotgun sequence genome:
- the Rtn2 gene encoding reticulon-2 isoform X1, with the protein MGQVLPVFAHCKEAPSTASSTPDSTEGGNDDSDFRELHTAREFSEEEEEETTSQDWGTPRELTFSYIAFDGVVGSGGRRDSAARRPRPQGRSVSEPRDLPPQPGLGDSLESIPSLSQSPEPGRRGDPDTVPPAGRPLEDLRLRLDQLGWAARGVGSGEDSATSSSTPLEDEEPDGLEEGAAKEELDLQRGFSQSSPPEVLTPQPSPSCRTPEAGTPSQPGSPDSNSGPDEPSLAKEEEPWGPLELEPVLGQCLHSRNQSEFTLQPHILVADLLYWKDTRTSGVVFTGLMVSLLCLLHFSIVSVAAHVALLLLCGTISLRVYRKVLQAVHRGDGANPFQAYLDVDLTLTREQTERWSQQIASHVVSTATQLRHFFLVEDLVDSLKLALLFYILTFVGAVFNGLTLLILGVIALFTVPLLYRQHQAQIDQYVGLVTNQLSHIKAKIRAKIPGTGALASAAAAASGSKAKAE; encoded by the exons AAGAAGCTCCATCTACAGCCTCTTCTACCCCTGATTCCACAGAAG GAGGAAACGACGACTCAGATTTTCGGGAGCTGCACACAGCCCGGGAAttctcagaggaggaggaggaggagaccacgTCCCAAGACTGGGGTACCCCCCGGGAGCTGACCTTCTCCTACATCGCCTTCGATGGTGTGGTGGGCTCTGGGGGCCGTAGAGATTCAGCTGCCCGCCGCCCGCGGCCTCAGGGCCGTTCAGTCTCAGAACCCCGAGACCTGCCCCCTCAGCCTGGCTTAGGAGACAGCTTGGAGAGCATCCCCAGCCTGAGCCAGTCCCCAGAGCCTGGACGCCGGGGTGATCCTGACACCGTACCTCCTGCTGGACGCCCTCTGGAGGACCTGAGGCTCCGGCTGGACCAGCTGGGCTGGGCTGCCAGGGGAGTGGGATCTGGGGAGGACTCAGCCACCAGCAGCTCCACCCCTCTGGAAGACGAAGAACCTGATGGATTGGAGGAGGGAGCGGCTAAGGAAG AACTGGACCTACAACGCGGATTTTCTCAGTCCTCGCCACCTGAGGTCTTGaccccccagcccagccccagctgtAGGACACCTGAGGCTGGCACTCCATCCCAACCAGGATCCCCAGATTCCAACTCTGGGCCTGATGAGCCCTCGCTGGCCAAGGAAGAGGAGCCATGGGGACCACTGGAGCTGGAGCCAGTCTTGGGACAGTGTCTCCATAGCAGGAATCAGTCAGAATTCACACTGCAGCCACACATTCTAG TGGCGGACCTGCTGTACTGGAAGGACACGAGGACGTCAGGAGTGGTCTTCACTGGCCTCATggtctccctcctctgcctcctgcacTTTAGCATCGTGTCGGTGGCCGCCCACGTGGCTCTGTTGCTGCTCTGCGGCACCATCTCTCTCAGGGTTTACCGCAAAGTGCTGCAGGCTGTGCACCGGGGGGATGGCGCCAACCCCTTTCA GGCCTACCTGGATGTGGATCTGACCTTGACTCGGGAGCAGACAGAACGTTGGTCTCAGCAGATCGCCTCCCACGTGGTTTCCACAGCCACCCAGCTGCGGCACTTCTTCCTTGTCGAGGACCTGGTGGATTCCCTCAAG CTGGCTCTCCTTTTCTACATCTTGACCTTCGTGGGTGCCGTCTTCAACGGCTTGACTCTTCTCATTCTGG GAGTGATTGCTTTATTCACCGTTCCTCTGCTGTATCGGCAGCACCAG GCCCAGATCGACCAGTATGTGGGATTGGTGACCAATCAGTTGAGCCACATCAAAGCTAA GATCCGAGCTAAAATCCCAGGGACTGGAGCCCTTGcctcagcagcagctgcagcctcCGGATCCAAAGCCAAAGCCGAATGA
- the Rtn2 gene encoding reticulon-2 isoform X2: MGSKVADLLYWKDTRTSGVVFTGLMVSLLCLLHFSIVSVAAHVALLLLCGTISLRVYRKVLQAVHRGDGANPFQAYLDVDLTLTREQTERWSQQIASHVVSTATQLRHFFLVEDLVDSLKLALLFYILTFVGAVFNGLTLLILGVIALFTVPLLYRQHQAQIDQYVGLVTNQLSHIKAKIRAKIPGTGALASAAAAASGSKAKAE; this comes from the exons ATGGGGAGTAAAG TGGCGGACCTGCTGTACTGGAAGGACACGAGGACGTCAGGAGTGGTCTTCACTGGCCTCATggtctccctcctctgcctcctgcacTTTAGCATCGTGTCGGTGGCCGCCCACGTGGCTCTGTTGCTGCTCTGCGGCACCATCTCTCTCAGGGTTTACCGCAAAGTGCTGCAGGCTGTGCACCGGGGGGATGGCGCCAACCCCTTTCA GGCCTACCTGGATGTGGATCTGACCTTGACTCGGGAGCAGACAGAACGTTGGTCTCAGCAGATCGCCTCCCACGTGGTTTCCACAGCCACCCAGCTGCGGCACTTCTTCCTTGTCGAGGACCTGGTGGATTCCCTCAAG CTGGCTCTCCTTTTCTACATCTTGACCTTCGTGGGTGCCGTCTTCAACGGCTTGACTCTTCTCATTCTGG GAGTGATTGCTTTATTCACCGTTCCTCTGCTGTATCGGCAGCACCAG GCCCAGATCGACCAGTATGTGGGATTGGTGACCAATCAGTTGAGCCACATCAAAGCTAA GATCCGAGCTAAAATCCCAGGGACTGGAGCCCTTGcctcagcagcagctgcagcctcCGGATCCAAAGCCAAAGCCGAATGA